The Panicum hallii strain FIL2 chromosome 9, PHallii_v3.1, whole genome shotgun sequence genome has a window encoding:
- the LOC112876478 gene encoding uncharacterized protein LOC112876478 produces the protein MAAVQPHAAPRRHPPPVPAPSQAAQLPCKRGRADAEAVAHGGKQERVAESCCPSERDDQELELVLVDDDSGEEDGGCGSFVGGGGGGQDDEDEVEGSGSVVVWWRRQESNCSLWANGSRAAGGEPRGGGDRDGDEDEDPKVAAARRQEEDRKFWEACLASGYP, from the coding sequence ATGGCCGCCGTGCAGCCGCACGCAGCCCCGCGCCGGCATCCGCCGCCGGTCCCGGCACCGTCGCAGGCGGCGCAGCTCCCGTGCAAGAGGGGCCGCGCCGACGCCGAGGCGGTCGCGCACGGCGGGAAGCAGGAGAGGGTGGCGGAGTCGTGCTGCCCGTCGGAGCGGGACGATCAGGAGCTGGAGCTGGTGCTGGTCGACGACGACAGCggcgaggaggacggcggcTGCGGCAGCTTcgtcggcggtggcggtgggggACAGGACGACGAGGACGAGGTCGAGGGGAGCGGAAGCGTCGTCGTGTGGTGGCGCCGTCAGGAGAGCAACTGCTCCCTCTGGGCGAACGGGAGCAGAGCGGCCGGGGGCGaaccgcgcggcggcggcgaccgcgacggcgacgaggaCGAGGACCCCAAGGTGGCGGCGGCCAGGCGGCAGGAGGAGGACCGCAAGTTCTGGGAGGCGTGCCTGGCGTCGGGCTACCCCTGA